Proteins encoded by one window of Sediminicoccus rosea:
- a CDS encoding acyl-CoA dehydrogenase family protein: MDTNAAARPPRPRTVFTAEHEMFREQMRRFVDREIAPFHRDWERAGIVPREVWRKAGAQGFLCTMLDPEYGGAGGDFGHAAIIIEELARVNASGVAFQLHSDIVVPYIAAYASEARKREWLPKMAAGEIIGAIAMTEPGMGSDLKAVRTSAVRDGDHWVINGSKTFISSGQNAGLVIVVCKTDPAAGRRGVSLIAVEEGTPGFTKGRKLEKIGMHAQDTSELFFEDVRVPVENLIGEENGGFRHLMHQLPQERLVIAVRAATSMETMLEKTIAYTKERQVFGHSVFDFQVHRFKLAQAKAEIAMFRVYVDDCIARHMQGELSGEEAAAAKLLGTEMQNRLLDDFLQMHGGYGYMAEYEIGRAWADARVGRIYGGSSEVMREIIARTL; this comes from the coding sequence ATGGACACCAATGCCGCCGCCCGCCCGCCCCGGCCGCGCACCGTCTTCACCGCCGAGCATGAGATGTTCCGCGAGCAGATGCGCCGCTTCGTCGATCGGGAGATCGCGCCCTTCCACCGCGACTGGGAACGTGCCGGCATCGTGCCGCGCGAAGTCTGGCGCAAGGCGGGCGCGCAGGGCTTCCTCTGCACCATGCTCGACCCGGAATATGGCGGCGCGGGCGGCGATTTCGGCCATGCCGCCATCATCATCGAGGAACTGGCGCGGGTGAACGCCTCGGGCGTCGCCTTCCAGCTCCATTCGGACATCGTGGTGCCCTACATCGCGGCCTATGCGAGCGAGGCGCGCAAGCGCGAATGGCTGCCGAAGATGGCCGCAGGCGAGATCATCGGCGCCATCGCCATGACCGAGCCGGGCATGGGCAGCGACCTCAAGGCGGTGCGGACCAGTGCGGTGCGCGATGGCGACCACTGGGTGATCAACGGCTCCAAGACCTTCATCTCGTCGGGGCAGAATGCGGGCCTCGTCATCGTCGTCTGCAAGACGGACCCTGCCGCCGGGCGGCGCGGCGTCTCGCTCATCGCCGTCGAGGAAGGCACGCCAGGCTTCACCAAGGGCCGCAAGCTCGAGAAGATCGGCATGCACGCGCAGGACACGTCGGAGCTGTTCTTCGAGGATGTGCGCGTGCCGGTGGAGAACCTGATCGGCGAGGAAAACGGCGGCTTCCGCCACCTGATGCACCAATTGCCGCAGGAGCGCCTCGTGATCGCGGTGCGTGCGGCCACCAGCATGGAGACCATGCTGGAGAAGACCATCGCCTACACGAAGGAGCGCCAGGTCTTCGGGCACTCGGTGTTCGATTTCCAGGTGCACCGCTTCAAGCTCGCCCAGGCCAAGGCCGAGATCGCCATGTTCCGCGTCTATGTGGATGACTGCATCGCGCGCCACATGCAGGGCGAGCTTTCGGGCGAGGAGGCGGCGGCGGCCAAGCTGCTGGGCACCGAGATGCAGAACCGCCTGCTGGATGACTTCCTGCAGATGCATGGCGGTTATGGCTACATGGCCGAATACGAGATCGGCCGCGCCTGGGCGGATGCGCGCGTGGGCCGCATCTATGGCGGCTCCAGCGAAGTGATGCGCGAGATCATCGCGCGCACGCTCTGA
- a CDS encoding CaiB/BaiF CoA transferase family protein, producing the protein MGPLHGLKILEIAGIGPGPFCAMLLADLGAEVIRIERAEGPAGSRQDVSLRNRRSLALDLKKPEAIQAVLRMAETSDALIEGFRPGVMERLGLGPEAVRARNPRLVYGRMTGWGQEGPMAKLAGHDINYIALTGALHAMGRAGEPPAPPLNLVGDYGGGGMLLAMGLLAALLERERSGQGQVVDAAMVDGAALLMAPIFGMKARGRWGDERAANLLDGAASFYDSYACACGGFVAVGPIEPAFFDEMVAKMGLDPSLFEGRMEPARWPAHKALLAAAFMTKTRDEWAAIFAESDACVAPILSMEEAPQHPHNAARGSFVDHHGAMQPAPAPRFSRTPGGLTAPPPLRGEHSREVLAEFGFSEAEINALAPARATR; encoded by the coding sequence ATGGGTCCGCTGCACGGGCTGAAAATCCTGGAAATCGCCGGCATCGGGCCGGGCCCCTTCTGCGCCATGCTGCTGGCGGATCTGGGGGCGGAAGTGATCCGCATCGAGCGCGCCGAGGGGCCGGCCGGCTCGCGCCAGGATGTCTCGCTGCGCAACCGCCGCTCCCTCGCGCTGGACCTCAAGAAGCCCGAAGCCATCCAGGCCGTGCTGCGCATGGCCGAAACGTCGGACGCGCTGATCGAGGGCTTCCGGCCGGGCGTCATGGAACGCCTGGGCCTGGGCCCCGAGGCGGTGCGCGCACGCAACCCGCGCCTCGTCTATGGCCGCATGACGGGCTGGGGCCAGGAAGGCCCGATGGCGAAGCTGGCGGGGCATGACATCAACTACATCGCGCTCACCGGCGCGCTGCACGCCATGGGCCGCGCGGGCGAGCCGCCGGCGCCGCCGCTGAACCTCGTGGGCGACTACGGCGGCGGCGGCATGCTGCTGGCCATGGGACTGCTCGCCGCCCTGCTGGAGCGCGAGCGGAGCGGCCAGGGCCAGGTGGTGGATGCCGCCATGGTGGATGGCGCGGCGCTGCTGATGGCGCCGATCTTCGGCATGAAGGCCCGTGGCCGCTGGGGCGACGAGCGCGCGGCGAACCTGCTGGATGGGGCTGCCTCCTTCTACGACAGCTACGCCTGCGCCTGCGGCGGCTTCGTGGCCGTGGGGCCCATCGAGCCCGCCTTCTTCGACGAGATGGTGGCGAAGATGGGCCTCGACCCCAGCCTCTTCGAGGGACGGATGGAACCCGCGAGATGGCCCGCCCACAAGGCGCTGCTGGCCGCCGCCTTCATGACGAAGACGCGCGACGAATGGGCCGCGATCTTCGCCGAGAGCGATGCCTGCGTGGCGCCCATCCTCTCCATGGAGGAGGCGCCGCAGCATCCGCACAATGCCGCGCGCGGCAGCTTCGTGGATCATCATGGCGCCATGCAGCCCGCCCCCGCGCCGCGCTTCTCCCGCACGCCGGGCGGCCTCACCGCGCCGCCCCCGCTGCGCGGCGAGCACAGCCGGGAGGTCCTGGCGGAATTCGGCTTCTCCGAGGCCGAGATCAATGCGCTCGCACCTGCGCGCGCGACCCGCTAG